Proteins found in one Magnolia sinica isolate HGM2019 chromosome 5, MsV1, whole genome shotgun sequence genomic segment:
- the LOC131245215 gene encoding protein ABIL2-like isoform X1 produces the protein METMSSSSSLSVPQDASTYDEISMQQSLLFSDSLRDLKNLRAQLYSAAEYFELSYSNDDQKQIVVSTLKDYAVQALVNTVDHLGSVTYKVNGLLDEKVDEVSGTELRVSCIEQRLRTCQEFIDREGIAQQSLVITTPKYHKRYILPVEEPMSSSGPTLSRYQSFNQDNEDYDWHQLRTAIRSKIRDTPPSSVRKSRSPSPSPRPGTFFFTGNLADKRAASPVPGLRPLSRSGSLSTSRPTTPNSSNAGRRYPSAPRKSASMRVRPENDGQKETEQVPSKSKRLLKALLSRRKSKNDQMLYSYLDEY, from the exons ATGGAAACCATGTCTTCATCTTCTTCTCTGTCTGTTCCCCAAGACGCATCGACTTACGATGAAATCTCTATGCAGCAGAGCTTGCTCTTTTCAGACAGTCTCAGG GATTTGAAGAATCTGAGGGCGCAGTTGTACTCTGCGGCGGAGTATTTTGAATTATCTTATAGCAACGATGACCAGAAACAGAT AGTGGTGAGCACCTTGAAAGATTACGCAGTTCAAGCTCTTGTTAACACCGTCGATCATTTGGGTTCTGTTACATACAAGGTAAATGGCCTTTTGGATGAAAAGGTTGATGAGGTTTCGGGGACGGAGCTCCGGGTCTCTTGCATTGAACAG AGACTTCGTACATGCCAAGAATTCATTGACCGCGAGGGCATCGCGCAACAGTCGCTTGTAATCACAACACCGAAGTACCATAAGCGGTACATCTTACCAG TAGAGGAACCCATGAGTAGCTCTGGACCCACTCTGTCAAGATATCAAAGCTTCAACCAAGACAATGAGGATTATGACTGGCATCAACTTCGCACTG caatTCGTTCGAAGATTAGAGACACTCCACCGTCTTCAGTCAG GAAATCGCGTTCTCCATCACCTTCGCCACGACCTGGAACGTTTTTCTTCACAGGTAATCTGGCAG ACAAAAGAGCAGCTTCACCAGTGCCTGGTTTACGTCCTCTATCTCGTTCTGGATCTCTCTCGACTAGTAGACCCACCACTCCAAACTCTTCAAATGCTGGACGACGG TATCCATCAGCACCTCGGAAATCAGCATCGATGCGAGTGCGTCCTGAAAATGATGGACAGAAGGAGACTGAACAAGTCCCCAGCAAAAGCAAACGCCTCCTCAAGGCCTTGCTCAGCCGGCGTAAATCAAAGAATGATCAGATGCTCTACAGCTACTTGGATGAATATTGA
- the LOC131245215 gene encoding protein ABIL2-like isoform X2, with product METMSSSSSLSVPQDASTYDEISMQQSLLFSDSLRDLKNLRAQLYSAAEYFELSYSNDDQKQIVVSTLKDYAVQALVNTVDHLGSVTYKVNGLLDEKVDEVSGTELRVSCIEQRLRTCQEFIDREGIAQQSLVITTPKYHKRYILPVEEPMSSSGPTLSRYQSFNQDNEDYDWHQLRTAIRSKIRDTPPSSVRKSRSPSPSPRPGTFFFTDKRAASPVPGLRPLSRSGSLSTSRPTTPNSSNAGRRYPSAPRKSASMRVRPENDGQKETEQVPSKSKRLLKALLSRRKSKNDQMLYSYLDEY from the exons ATGGAAACCATGTCTTCATCTTCTTCTCTGTCTGTTCCCCAAGACGCATCGACTTACGATGAAATCTCTATGCAGCAGAGCTTGCTCTTTTCAGACAGTCTCAGG GATTTGAAGAATCTGAGGGCGCAGTTGTACTCTGCGGCGGAGTATTTTGAATTATCTTATAGCAACGATGACCAGAAACAGAT AGTGGTGAGCACCTTGAAAGATTACGCAGTTCAAGCTCTTGTTAACACCGTCGATCATTTGGGTTCTGTTACATACAAGGTAAATGGCCTTTTGGATGAAAAGGTTGATGAGGTTTCGGGGACGGAGCTCCGGGTCTCTTGCATTGAACAG AGACTTCGTACATGCCAAGAATTCATTGACCGCGAGGGCATCGCGCAACAGTCGCTTGTAATCACAACACCGAAGTACCATAAGCGGTACATCTTACCAG TAGAGGAACCCATGAGTAGCTCTGGACCCACTCTGTCAAGATATCAAAGCTTCAACCAAGACAATGAGGATTATGACTGGCATCAACTTCGCACTG caatTCGTTCGAAGATTAGAGACACTCCACCGTCTTCAGTCAG GAAATCGCGTTCTCCATCACCTTCGCCACGACCTGGAACGTTTTTCTTCACAG ACAAAAGAGCAGCTTCACCAGTGCCTGGTTTACGTCCTCTATCTCGTTCTGGATCTCTCTCGACTAGTAGACCCACCACTCCAAACTCTTCAAATGCTGGACGACGG TATCCATCAGCACCTCGGAAATCAGCATCGATGCGAGTGCGTCCTGAAAATGATGGACAGAAGGAGACTGAACAAGTCCCCAGCAAAAGCAAACGCCTCCTCAAGGCCTTGCTCAGCCGGCGTAAATCAAAGAATGATCAGATGCTCTACAGCTACTTGGATGAATATTGA